A region of Mycolicibacterium brumae DNA encodes the following proteins:
- a CDS encoding ComEA family DNA-binding protein: MAEDTEERVRRRLGLTESADTDDADPDEDARSLLPRWLPETSAGGEGWLAGLRADPGRAGMLALGAVGVLAVLVTVFTLVRDDTPPVASANLPPVASVSTAVTTIASAPPTAEADAPVVVSVVGLVNTPGLVTLEPGARVADALEAAGGVLGPADTAGLNLARHLADGEQVLVGIAAPPGAPATLGSSVGDTGASDPTGAAPETPPGAKSPPGAKAPPGQTATAQNGPVNLNTATIEELDALPGVGPVTAGAIVSWREANGNFTSVDQLAAVDGIGPARLARLRELVAV, translated from the coding sequence ATGGCTGAGGACACCGAAGAACGCGTGCGCCGCCGGCTCGGCCTGACCGAGTCCGCGGACACCGACGACGCCGACCCCGACGAGGACGCGCGATCGCTGCTGCCGCGGTGGCTGCCGGAAACCTCCGCCGGCGGCGAAGGCTGGCTCGCCGGTCTGCGCGCGGACCCGGGGCGTGCCGGAATGCTGGCGCTGGGCGCGGTGGGGGTGCTCGCGGTGCTGGTCACCGTGTTCACCCTGGTGCGCGACGACACCCCGCCGGTCGCCTCGGCGAACCTGCCCCCGGTGGCGTCGGTCAGCACCGCGGTCACGACCATCGCCTCGGCGCCGCCGACAGCGGAGGCCGACGCGCCGGTTGTGGTGAGCGTCGTCGGGCTGGTCAACACCCCGGGCCTGGTGACCTTGGAGCCTGGGGCGCGGGTCGCCGACGCGCTGGAGGCGGCCGGCGGCGTGCTCGGCCCGGCCGACACCGCCGGGTTGAACCTCGCACGCCACCTCGCCGATGGCGAACAGGTGCTGGTGGGCATCGCGGCGCCGCCCGGGGCGCCCGCCACGTTGGGTAGTTCCGTTGGCGACACCGGCGCCTCCGACCCCACCGGCGCGGCTCCCGAGACCCCGCCCGGCGCGAAGAGCCCGCCCGGCGCGAAGGCCCCGCCTGGCCAGACCGCGACGGCACAGAACGGGCCGGTGAACCTGAACACCGCGACCATCGAGGAACTCGACGCGCTGCCGGGCGTCGGACCGGTGACCGCGGGGGCGATCGTGTCCTGGCGCGAGGCCAACGGCAACTTCACCAGCGTCGACCAACTCGCCGCCGTCGACGGGATCGGCCCGGCCCGACTGGCCCGACTGCGTGAGCTGGTGGCGGTGTGA
- a CDS encoding DegV family protein — MTVVVVTDSSARIPPELAAAYGIRVVPLHILVDGEDLRDGLDAVPSDIHDRPASTSGPSPAELEAVYRQALDDSGGDGVLAAHLSAKLSGTCGTAQRVAEQLGAQVTVVDSGSVAMGLGFVALAAARAAADGADLPAVAAAAQRTADGADGFIVVQQLDNLRRSGRIGGAAAWLGTALSLKPLLRVEDGNLVLAQRIRTASRAIAVMVDRVCESAGERPVSLAVHHVANPDGARELADNLAQRLPAAEAPVVSELGPVLGLHVGAGALGVVVAAPR; from the coding sequence GTGACGGTCGTCGTCGTCACCGACTCCTCGGCCCGTATCCCACCGGAGTTGGCCGCCGCCTACGGGATTCGGGTTGTTCCGCTGCACATCCTGGTCGACGGCGAGGATCTGCGCGACGGGCTCGACGCCGTTCCCTCTGACATCCATGACCGCCCGGCCAGCACATCGGGGCCCAGTCCCGCCGAGTTGGAGGCGGTGTACCGGCAGGCGCTCGACGACAGCGGCGGCGACGGCGTGCTGGCCGCGCACCTGTCGGCAAAGCTGTCCGGCACCTGTGGCACCGCCCAACGCGTAGCCGAGCAACTCGGCGCCCAGGTCACGGTGGTGGATTCCGGTTCGGTGGCGATGGGTCTGGGATTCGTCGCGCTGGCCGCCGCGCGGGCCGCCGCCGACGGCGCGGACCTACCCGCGGTGGCCGCCGCCGCGCAGCGGACCGCGGACGGCGCCGACGGGTTCATCGTCGTGCAGCAACTGGACAACCTCCGTCGTAGCGGACGAATCGGGGGAGCGGCGGCGTGGCTGGGCACCGCCCTGTCGCTCAAGCCGCTGCTGCGCGTCGAGGACGGCAATCTTGTGCTCGCGCAACGGATCCGGACCGCCAGCCGCGCGATCGCGGTGATGGTGGACCGGGTGTGCGAAAGCGCCGGGGAACGGCCGGTGTCCCTGGCGGTGCATCACGTCGCGAATCCTGACGGGGCGCGCGAACTCGCCGACAACTTGGCGCAGCGGCTGCCCGCCGCCGAGGCGCCGGTGGTCAGCGAGCTCGGTCCGGTGTTGGGCCTGCACGTGGGGGCCGGCGCGCTGGGCGTCGTCGTCGCGGCGCCTCGCTGA